The nucleotide sequence CGAACAGCGCCAGGTACAGCAGGGAGAGGGGCAGGCTGGCCAGTGCGTACACGGCGCGGCCGGGCCAGCCGGGGCGGGCGGCGGCCAGCAGCGCACGCAGCCGGGCGGTGAGGCCGGCAGCACCGCCGGCGCCGGTCGTCGATGACATGCGCCGATCCTGGCCGACCGGCGGGCCTGGCGACTCCCCCCTCAGCGCGCTCCGCCCCTCCCCCACGCGGGGGATCGAGGTCGGTGCTGCCGGGTGATCCGCGGCGGCCTCCAGGCCGGACAGGCTCCGTTCATGACGCCTGCTCCCCTCCCCGCGCGGCTGCGCCGTCGCCGTCCCGACGGGCCGAGCGCATGATCCAGGTGCGCGAGCTCACCAAGCAGTACGGCGCCGTGTGCGCCGTCGACCACCTGACCTTCGACGTCCGGCCGGGCACGGTGACCGGCTTCCTCGGGCCCAACGGCGCGGGCAAGTCGACCACGATGCGCATGATCCTCGGTCTCGACCGGCCCACGTCGGGTTCCGCCCTCGTGGGCGGCCGGCCGTTCGCGCAACTGGCCGAGCCGCTCCGGGCAGCCGGTGCGCTGCTCGACGCCGGGGCCGTGCACCCCGGGCGCAGCGGCCGCGACCACCTGCGGGTGGCCGCCCGCACGCAGGGCATCCCCCTGCGGCGGGTGGACGAGGTCGTCGACCAGGTGGGGCTCGGCCCCGCGGCGCGGCGGCGGGTGAAGGGCTACTCGCTGGGCATGCGCCAGCGGCTCGGGATCGCGAGCGCCCTGCTCGGCGACCCCGCCGTCCTGCTCTTCGACGAGCCGATGAACGGCCTGGACCTCGACGGCGTCCGGTGGATCCGCCGCCTGGTGCGCGGGCTGGCCGACGAGGGCCGCACGGTGCTCCTGTCCAGCCACCTGATGAGCGAGATGGAGCAGACCGCCGACCACCTGGTGATCATCGGCCGCGGCCGGCTGATCGCCGACGCCTCGATGCAGGACGTGATGCGGGGCGAGGGCGCGCACCGGCGGGTGCGGGTGCGGACCCCGTCGCGGGACGACCTGGCGGGCGAGCTGCTCCGCCGGAAGCTGCGGGTCCACCCCACCGACGACGGCGACCTGCTGGTCGAGGGGGCGACGGCCGAGACCGTCGGTGACGTGGCCCTCGAGACCGGCGTCGCCGTGCACCGGCTGGCCGAGGAGCACAGCTCCCTGGAGCAGGTCTACCTCGACCTCACCGGGAACAGCGTCCAGTACCGCGTGTCGACCGAGCCGGAACCGGCCGGGCAGGTGCGGCCGTGAGCGCGGCAGGGCTCGCCGCCCGGACGGCGGGACCGGCGGGGACCGAACCGGGGACGGCGACCGTCCTCGCCCGCGCGGCTGCTGCCGAGTGGCTGCGGCTGCGCACGGTGCGGACGACGTGGTGGTGCCTGCTGGCCGCCGCGGGAACGATCGTGGGCATCGGCGCCGTCATGGCGTTCGACGTCCGGGACGTGACGGCGTCCGGCGAGTTGCCGCCGGCGACGGCGGCCGGAGAGTCCGGCCTGCTGCTCGGGCAGTTCGCCCTGCTGGTGCTCGCGCTGCTCGCGGTCACGCAGGAGTACGCGAGCGGGTCGATCGGCCCCACGCTGCAGTGGACGCCGCGCCGCGGGGTGCTGCTCGCCGCGCGGATCAGCGTGCCGGTCCTCGTCGCCACGGTGGCCGGGGTGCTGCTGGCGCTGATCGCCGACGTCACCGCCTGGCTCATCGCGCCGGACCTGGCGCTGTCGGTCGCCGACCTGGCCGACAGCCTCGGGCGGATCGCCGCGGTGCTGGTCGCCGGAGGCGTGCTCACCGTCGGCGTCGGCCTGCTTCTGCGCAGCACCGCCGGCGCGCTGGCGACGGTGTTCCTGCTGCAGCTCGTGCTGCCGTTCCTGCTGCCCGCGTTCGGGGTCGCCTGGATGAGCGACACCGGCAAGCTCTTCCCCGGGTCCGGGGCCGTCTGGACGCTGCTCGGAGAGCCGGACATGACGGCGGCGGCGGCGACGTCCCTCCTGGTGGGCTGGGCCGCGGTGGCGCTGGCAGCGGGTGGCTGGTCCCTGCTCCGCCGCGACGCGACCTAGCGGGCGGCGGACGCACCCCACCCCCGAGGGTGACGCCGCACGGACCCGGCCCGGCGTTCCTCAAGCTCCGCCGTCGGCGACCGATGGAGGTGGTACGGCCAGAGGAGGCACGGTGTCGAACATTGAGCGGAGCAGGACCACTGCGGGGCGGCGGAGCTGGGGGCCCCTCGTGATCTCCGGCGTGCTGGTCGCCGTCATGGGCGTGCTGGGGCTCGCCTCCACCCGGCACGCCGGCGAGCTGGCCGTCGACCAGCACCGGGAGGACCGGATCCAGCACGCGCGGGTCCTCGGCCAGCTCACGTCCCAGACCGTCCGCGACGGCTTCAACCAGTTGGCCTCGGTCCTGGCGGTGCAGGCGAGCGCGGGAGTGCCCGCGTTCAGCGCCACGCCGGCGACCGGCGCCGTCGCGGACCGGGACAGCGAGCGAATCCGGAAGTTCGTGGTCAGTTCCGGCGACGCGATGAACCGCGGTGCGGCCGTCATCAACCGGCTCGGCCAGGTCGTGACCGCCTACGCGCCGACCGGTGAGCAGGCCTCGGCCGACGACCCCGGCCTCCGTCCGCTCGTCGCGGCGCTCGGCGAGGGCGGTCCGGATCGCCTTCCGCTGTCCGGCATCCTGCAGATCGGGGACGAGCCCGCGGTCGCGCTCGGGGCGCCCGTGACGCTCTCCGACGGGAGCACCGGGTTGTTCATCTGCGCCTGGGCCGCCCGGGACACCTCGACCGAGTTCTTCACCGCCGGCGAGGGCGAGGGCTGGATCGTCGACGAGGCCGGGCTCGTGGTCGGCGCCGCCGACACCCGGGTGATCGGCTCGGCGTTCCCCTACCCGCAGGCGCTCGCGGCCGCGCGGTCCGGTGGTGACCACGGCATCGTGGACACGACCGAGGACGGGACCGACTACGTCACCAGCTGGCAGCAGGTCGCCGGGACGACGTGGCTGACCCTGAACGTCCAGACGAAGGAAGGCTTCCAGGGGCACCTGGACCGAGCCGCGCTGCGCACCGAGATCCTGGTGCTCGCCATGCTGCTGATCACCGGCACCGCGCTGGTCGTCATGAGCCGCCGCCGGGAACGGGCCATGGCCGTCATCGCCTCGACCGACGAGCTGACCCGGATCCACAACCGGCGGGGGTGGTTCGAGCTGGCCGAGCGGGAGCTCGCCCGCGCCGCCCGGAACGGCGAACGCCGGCTGGCGGTGTTCATCGACCTCGACGGCCTCAAGCAGGTCAACGACGTCCTCGGGCACGAGGAGGGCGACCGGGCCATCGCGTCGGCCGCGACGGTCCTCCGGGCGGCCTGCCGGTCGGGCGACGTGGTCGGCCGGCTCGGCGGTGACGAGTTCGTCGTCCTGCTCGGCGACGGCGCCGACGAGGCGGTGGTCCGGCAGCGGTTGGCCGCCGCCCTCGACGACTTCAACGCCGGATCCAGCGCCGCGTTCGAGCTCCGCTTCTCCATCGGCGCCGAGGCGTGGGACCCGCAGCACCCCTGCTCGGTGGAGGACCTGGTCCGCCGCGCGGACGAGCGGATGTACGCCGACAAGCAGTCCCGCACCGATCGCTACGTCAACCTGATCCGGGTGCCGGCGAAGGTCTGACGCCGTCCGGCTGCGCGGTCGCGGTGACGGCGGCGACCACGGCCGGGTACGCCCGCTCGGCGGCCGCCCGCAGCTCCGCGTCCGTGCGGTCCTGCACCGGGTGCGGGACGAGCACGCACGGCGCGGCGAAGCCCAGCGCCGCACCCTGCTGGCGGGCGGCCTCGGCGAACGCCTCGCTGGCGAGGAACACCCCCACCACGCCCCGACGCTCCAGATCGGCGATGTCGTGCACACTGCACGACGTGCACGAGCCCTAATCGGCCAGTGCCTCGATGACCACCTCGCACTGCTCGGCGATCTCGTGCCGCAGGTCGACCGGGGCGGTGCGGGCGAACGTGGGCTTGCGGTAGCGGCGGACGACGGCGCCGTCGGCGGCCAGCAGCTCCTCCAGACGGTCCAGGACCACGTCCCCCCGCGCCTTGCTGATGTCGAGCAGCCCGACGCTGCGGCCGCGCAGCGACGCCGGGCGGGGCAGCAGTTCCCGGGCGGAGGTCCGCCGTTCGCCGGTCGGGTCCAGGACGGTTCTCATGCGCGCACCTCTCTGGTCACCGGGACGCTCCCGGTCTCCCCCGCCACCCAGCCCCCGACGACGGCGCTGAACAGACCGGCGTCGCCCCCCGCGTGCAGGACGAGCAGGCCCCCGGGCCGGAACTTCGGCAGCTCGGCCGCCTCGATCCCCGCGGGCACGCCCTCGGCCATGCCACCGGCCCCGCGCACCAGCTCGCCGACGGGGAGGGTGAGCAGGCCCTCGAGCTCGGCCAGCAGCCGCGCACGGTCCCAGCCCGCCTCGCGGAAGACCCGGCCGTGCTCCGGCGAGACGACGAGCATCGCGTCGAACGCCATCGGCAGCTTGGGGTGGGCGTTGACCCGCAGGCAGGCGGCGAACGTGCGCGCGAGCGACTCCGGGTCCCGGCTGAGCTGGTCGACCACCGGCTGCACCCCGGAGCCGGCGAAGACGGTCACCGCGTCACCGGGCACCCCGCGGTCGGCCGCCAGCGGGGCGAACGGGCTGTCCTCCTCGCGCTCGGCGAAGCAGAAGGTGAGCTTGCCCGGGTTGCCCATGGTCGCGCGGTCCACCCCACCGGGCACTCCCCCGCCGACGTTGCGCACCACCAGCTGCAGTGCCCGGCCGATGGTGGCGTTGGCGCGGTTGCCCTGCCCGAGGGCGTTGACCCCGCTGTTCATCCCGATCCGTGCGGCCACCGGGCCGTTGACGACGACGACCGGCCCGGCGAAGTACGTCGTCGCCAGCAGCCCGTGCAGCGCGAACTCCGGGACGGCCGCCGCCTCGAGCGCCGCCAGCACGACCGGCAGGTGCTCGGGCAGGCAGCCGGCCATCACCGCGTTGACCGCGACCTTCTCGACCGTGCACTCCACGAGGTCCGGCGGCACGACCGCGACCACCTCGGCCGGGTCGCGGGTCGTGCCCCGCAGCATCCGCAGCACCCGCTCGGGCGTCGGCGGGACGACGGGCAGGCCGTCGGTCCAGCCGCGGTCGAACATCGCCT is from Blastococcus sp. HT6-4 and encodes:
- a CDS encoding ATP-binding cassette domain-containing protein; amino-acid sequence: MIQVRELTKQYGAVCAVDHLTFDVRPGTVTGFLGPNGAGKSTTMRMILGLDRPTSGSALVGGRPFAQLAEPLRAAGALLDAGAVHPGRSGRDHLRVAARTQGIPLRRVDEVVDQVGLGPAARRRVKGYSLGMRQRLGIASALLGDPAVLLFDEPMNGLDLDGVRWIRRLVRGLADEGRTVLLSSHLMSEMEQTADHLVIIGRGRLIADASMQDVMRGEGAHRRVRVRTPSRDDLAGELLRRKLRVHPTDDGDLLVEGATAETVGDVALETGVAVHRLAEEHSSLEQVYLDLTGNSVQYRVSTEPEPAGQVRP
- a CDS encoding sensor domain-containing diguanylate cyclase translates to MISGVLVAVMGVLGLASTRHAGELAVDQHREDRIQHARVLGQLTSQTVRDGFNQLASVLAVQASAGVPAFSATPATGAVADRDSERIRKFVVSSGDAMNRGAAVINRLGQVVTAYAPTGEQASADDPGLRPLVAALGEGGPDRLPLSGILQIGDEPAVALGAPVTLSDGSTGLFICAWAARDTSTEFFTAGEGEGWIVDEAGLVVGAADTRVIGSAFPYPQALAAARSGGDHGIVDTTEDGTDYVTSWQQVAGTTWLTLNVQTKEGFQGHLDRAALRTEILVLAMLLITGTALVVMSRRRERAMAVIASTDELTRIHNRRGWFELAERELARAARNGERRLAVFIDLDGLKQVNDVLGHEEGDRAIASAATVLRAACRSGDVVGRLGGDEFVVLLGDGADEAVVRQRLAAALDDFNAGSSAAFELRFSIGAEAWDPQHPCSVEDLVRRADERMYADKQSRTDRYVNLIRVPAKV
- a CDS encoding thioredoxin family protein, which translates into the protein MGLPDGLVAVVKRDCPTCVLVEPVLRQLGAAVWCQDDAGWFDGDDTDLELSYRLGIETVPTLMRVEAGAETARVVGWSREQWEELTGVPGLGPDLPEHRPGCGSLSVDPFRVDALEARYGGSGLGSRRVDLADLEDEHEAMFDRGWTDGLPVVPPTPERVLRMLRGTTRDPAEVVAVVPPDLVECTVEKVAVNAVMAGCLPEHLPVVLAALEAAAVPEFALHGLLATTYFAGPVVVVNGPVAARIGMNSGVNALGQGNRANATIGRALQLVVRNVGGGVPGGVDRATMGNPGKLTFCFAEREEDSPFAPLAADRGVPGDAVTVFAGSGVQPVVDQLSRDPESLARTFAACLRVNAHPKLPMAFDAMLVVSPEHGRVFREAGWDRARLLAELEGLLTLPVGELVRGAGGMAEGVPAGIEAAELPKFRPGGLLVLHAGGDAGLFSAVVGGWVAGETGSVPVTREVRA